A single genomic interval of halophilic archaeon DL31 harbors:
- a CDS encoding hypothetical protein (KEGG: tet:TTHERM_00630470 hypothetical protein) produces MTDNSGKDRRRNFNGRIDTLGTGTNGVSQRGAGQFGSTRDSREEENETATAPLADEAAPERDESDASEEEDAEEAEDGEDAEDGEDAEDSEDTEDAEETELDAKSDDDERSNGVTPEADGALDGDDEDEEIEAEDAEEDERPAHEERSEIVDKRASLEIELDPFVRAFAARRAADSGNESLDEYIVGSVKGYLAGLLGGDVSSPGLVEREVDIEADPIFGGLLEIIADHDQTTADVVIDAVAEAYDVPVDEDLLVVAGLRDHEALLNGVVANASNELGDVSAVVQAAVETRLIEEPA; encoded by the coding sequence ATGACTGACAATAGCGGAAAGGACCGACGGCGGAACTTCAACGGACGTATCGACACGCTGGGAACCGGCACCAACGGCGTGAGCCAACGTGGTGCTGGCCAGTTCGGCTCCACCCGGGACAGTCGGGAGGAGGAGAACGAAACCGCGACGGCCCCGCTCGCTGACGAAGCGGCGCCAGAGCGTGACGAGTCCGACGCCAGCGAGGAGGAGGACGCAGAGGAAGCGGAAGACGGCGAAGATGCCGAAGATGGCGAAGACGCTGAAGACTCGGAGGACACCGAGGACGCTGAAGAGACCGAACTCGACGCCAAAAGCGATGACGACGAGCGGTCCAACGGCGTCACGCCCGAGGCCGACGGTGCCCTCGACGGCGACGACGAAGATGAAGAGATCGAAGCCGAGGACGCCGAGGAAGACGAGCGCCCCGCCCACGAGGAGCGGAGCGAAATCGTCGACAAGCGGGCGTCGCTCGAGATTGAACTCGATCCGTTCGTGCGTGCGTTCGCGGCCCGTCGTGCTGCCGACTCCGGCAACGAGAGTCTCGACGAGTATATCGTCGGCTCCGTCAAGGGCTACCTCGCCGGCCTTCTCGGGGGAGACGTGTCCTCTCCTGGATTGGTCGAGCGCGAAGTGGATATCGAGGCCGACCCGATCTTCGGTGGGCTGCTCGAGATCATTGCCGATCATGACCAGACGACTGCGGATGTCGTCATCGACGCTGTCGCGGAGGCCTACGACGTCCCGGTCGACGAGGACTTGCTGGTCGTCGCCGGCCTGCGCGACCACGAGGCGCTGCTGAACGGTGTGGTGGCCAACGCTTCCAACGAGCTCGGCGACGTCTCGGCAGTCGTCCAGGCGGCCGTGGAGACGCGGCTTATCGAAGAGCCGGCGTAA